One genomic segment of Brassica napus cultivar Da-Ae chromosome A3, Da-Ae, whole genome shotgun sequence includes these proteins:
- the LOC125607261 gene encoding proteoglycan 4-like, with translation MTQSYSLPPYKSIPTKVAVVVAVDPKHHEQTAELDPAAVEPEEGGPAERDPDDHAERESTDPAGPEPVELAEPESADPAAPEPEEPAELQPYDEQPPEQLLGRPPERPAWLPHGKSAELPPERPVYRHPEPSVSIHPDQPVEARVAELRAAHAHLHRL, from the exons ATGACTCAATCGTATTCCCTCCCACCATATAAGAGCATCCCCACGAAG GTcgcggtggtggtggcggtaGATCCTAAGCACCATGAGCAAACTGCTGAGCTGGACCCTGCTGCAGTGGAACCTGAGGAAGGGGGACCTGCTGAACGGGATCCTGATGATCATGCTGAGCGGGAATCTACTGATCCTGCTGGACCTGAACCGGTGGAACTTGCTGAACCCGAATCTGCTGACCCTGCTGCACCTGAACCTGAGGAGCCTGCTGAACTGCAGCCATATGACGAGCAACCTCCTGAGCAGCTACTCGGGCGGCCTCCTGAGCGGCCTGCCTGGCTGCCTCATGGGAAATCCGCTGAACTTCCTCCTGAGCGGCCTGTCTATCGGCATCCTGAACCATCTGTCTCAATACATCCTGATCAACCGGTGGAGGCGCGGGTGGCAGAACTGCGGGCTGCTCATGCTCATCTACATCGTCTCTAA
- the LOC111201461 gene encoding uncharacterized protein LOC111201461, whose protein sequence is MITSHSGPERLTFADFIREFDRKYFPKEAMDRNKCEFEHVSQGEMSVMEYEVVFNQLRRFAGVGISEEDLIRKFLSGMRVEIRNRCRVVTYHRLGDLVEKASEQEAGLAEEKKLAKAVHVKSGKAPESQRRGGDQSGLPRCPHCHRSHSGQCMRCLTLGKMGHTARDCPRRGNAALPPPPKRLAIPPRVFAVGDPQGAKPIAGSVLVGGELAYSLFDTGASHSFVSPRLVQSLSFRGVFEPKAKQIQTAGTEKLGAVGIHHNVPVILGGVELLGDLTELEMSFYDVILGMDWLSRHRVVLE, encoded by the exons atgatcacatcacaTTCTGGGCCAGAGAGGCTTACCTTTGCTGACTTCATTCGAGAGTTTGATAGGAAATACTTTCCGAAGGAAGCTATGGATAGAAATAAATGTGAGTTCGAGCATGTAAGCCAGGGAGAGATGTCTGTCATGGAGTATGAGGTTGTGTTCAACCAACTTCGCAGATTTGCTGGAGTGGGCATTTCAGAGGAAGACTTGATCAGGAAGTTTTTGAGTGGGATGCGAGTGGAGATTCGCAACAGGTGTCGCGTAGTCACTTACCACCGATTGGGAGATTTGGTGGAGAAAGCTTCGGAGCAAGAGGCAGGTTTGGCAGAGGAGAAGAAACTTGCTAAAGCAGTTCATGTTAAGTCTGGAAAAGCTCCAGAGTCCCAGAGGAGAGGAGGGGACCAGTCGGGATTACCGAGATGTCCACATTGCCATCGCAGTCACAGTGGACAGTGTATGAGGTGTCTTACTCTCGGTAAGATGGGACACACTGCGAG AGATTGTCCGAGGAGGGGCAATGCGGCACTTCCACCACCACCGAAGCGTCTAGCCATCCCTCCACGAGTGTTTGCAGTTGGAGATCCTCAGGGAGCTAAACCGATAGCAG GATCAGTTTTGGTTGGAGGAGAGTTAGCTTATTCCTTATTCGACACGGGAGCCtctcatagttttgtgagtccgcgCTTAGTCCAGTCTTTGTCTTTTCGGGGTGTCTTCGAACCGAAGGCTAAGCAGATTCAGACTGCCGGCACAGAGAAGTTGGGAGCAGTTGGCATTCATCACAATGTACCAGTTATTCTTGGAGGAGTTGAGTTGCTCGGAGATTTGACGGAGTTGGAAATGAGCTTCTACGATGTTATACTTGGGATGGATTGGTTGTCGCGACATCGAGTAGTCTTGGAGTAG